The Flaviramulus sp. BrNp1-15 genome includes the window TTAACATCGTTAACAACGAGCATCATACCATTTAGCTTTTTGTCTGAATGTAATTCTTTAGCAAAATTTAATATTTGCTTCTCGGTGTACTCTGCTCTAGTTAAGTATATGGTATGACCTGCATATTCACTAATTAAAAGTGTATCTGTAACAAGCATAGAAGGTGCTGTATCAACTATAACATAATCATATTGCTCAGATACAGTGTCAAATAATTCTTTTACTCTATTATTCATTAATAATTCAGCAGGATTAGGTGGTACTTTTCCTGATAATAAAATATCAATGCTAATATCATTTATAGAATAAGTATTAATAGTTTCACCAACTATTACTGATTTATCAGCTAAATACTCTGTTAAACCAGTTTTTGAGCTCATTTTATTTTTTTCATTTTTGATAGCTGAATAAATTTGTGGATTCCTAACGTCCGCTCCTATTAACAAAACCCTTTTGTTTGTATTTGCTATTGTTAGTGCCATGTTCAAACTGAAAAAAGACTTGCCTTCTCCATTTATTGTGGATGTTACAAAAACAACATTTCCATATTGCTTGGTATCTCTACCTCTTTTAACAAACTCAAAATTTGTTCTAATCATTCTAAAGGATTCTGATAAAATAGATCTATCATTACGTTCTACCAACGTTTTGTCGCTACTTCTTAGTCTTGGTATTTCACCAAGAACAGTAATATTCTTTATCTCCTTTTCTAAATCTTCTTTATTATGAATTTTGGTATCAAGCAAATTTTTGACATATATCGTACCAAAAGGAATTAATAATCCTAAAAACAAAGCAGATATATATGCCATTTTCTTATTAGGAGAAACTGGACCACCTGCACTATTATATGCGTGATCAATTACTTTTGCACTTGGTGAAGTTGCTGTTAATGAGATTGTAGCCTCCTCCCTTTTTTCTAATAAATATAAATATAAAGACTCCTTAATACCTTGTTTTCTTTCAATAGATCGTAATCTACGCTCTTGCCCAGGAACAGAAAATATTTTAGAGTTAATTCTTTGGGATTGACTTTGTAAACTTCCCATTTGAATTCTAAGAGATTTACTTGAATTATTAATACTTTGCTCTAGGTTTTGTCTAATTCCAGACAATGTTTGATCCAATTCAATAACAATAGGGTTTTGTGCCCCAGCACTTTTTAATAAAGTTCGTCTTCTTTCTAATAATTCATTATATCTTGACGAAAGCGCACTAATTGAAGGGTCTCCCATACCTAAATTTGAAGGAATTGGCTGGTATTTAGTTGATTCATCTCCTAATGATTCTCTCATAGAGTTCAAAAGACTTAATTGAGTTTTAGTTTCATCAAGCTGTTGCTCATTAAGCACACTTGAACTTAAGAATTGTCCTGCTTCTGAAGTAACATCAGTTATTTTGTTACCCGTTTTAAATTTAACTAT containing:
- a CDS encoding tyrosine-protein kinase family protein, yielding MALIENKNIANNSDNNFNLKKSISIYLKQWKWFLLSCIIFIGLTYINLRYTTPQYLAVAKIMLLDDKDNSSMGALRDLSLFSEKEDAMVDDEIQVIKSRSFLRNIVKRLDLNVEYYSKGRFGKSELYKSSPIVVNFIEPDSIIHRTSFNFYTEILSATDFNYRMGEEDAPKKYTFGETIPTFFGGIIITPKNNTIQNYIGNDIRVSITPLEYLAESLKNRISIYPTGKSSKVVEVSLTDPVIEKAKDIVNTLIDEYNIATIQKKNEISKNTADFIDKRVELIASDLVNVDDSIVKFKTGNKITDVTSEAGQFLSSSVLNEQQLDETKTQLSLLNSMRESLGDESTKYQPIPSNLGMGDPSISALSSRYNELLERRRTLLKSAGAQNPIVIELDQTLSGIRQNLEQSINNSSKSLRIQMGSLQSQSQRINSKIFSVPGQERRLRSIERKQGIKESLYLYLLEKREEATISLTATSPSAKVIDHAYNSAGGPVSPNKKMAYISALFLGLLIPFGTIYVKNLLDTKIHNKEDLEKEIKNITVLGEIPRLRSSDKTLVERNDRSILSESFRMIRTNFEFVKRGRDTKQYGNVVFVTSTINGEGKSFFSLNMALTIANTNKRVLLIGADVRNPQIYSAIKNEKNKMSSKTGLTEYLADKSVIVGETINTYSINDISIDILLSGKVPPNPAELLMNNRVKELFDTVSEQYDYVIVDTAPSMLVTDTLLISEYAGHTIYLTRAEYTEKQILNFAKELHSDKKLNGMMLVVNDVKQSNFGYGAKYGYYGAPQKKGLFGRKRV